In a single window of the Arthrobacter sp. StoSoilA2 genome:
- a CDS encoding PRC and DUF2382 domain-containing protein yields the protein MLARENIDRLMGLNGNVRTTEGDKVGSIGTFYTDDDTGEPTWVTVKTGLFGTSESFIPLEGATLEGDDVVVPYSKDHIKDAPRVAEDGHLDPSEEERLYNHYSIQDRGAFEGRRDYPDPSAGMETDAGMETSAGMGTRAGVDAVGGMDVDTTGTARAGEDAMTRSEERLNVGTERTAAGRARLRKYITTENVTTTVPVEREEVRKENIETEGTRDTRR from the coding sequence ATGCTCGCCAGGGAGAACATTGACCGTCTGATGGGCCTCAACGGAAACGTTCGGACCACGGAGGGGGACAAGGTTGGGTCAATCGGAACGTTCTACACCGATGACGACACGGGGGAGCCAACATGGGTAACAGTCAAAACCGGTCTTTTCGGTACTTCTGAATCATTCATTCCCTTGGAGGGGGCCACCCTTGAGGGCGACGACGTCGTTGTTCCCTACAGCAAGGATCACATCAAGGACGCACCCCGCGTGGCCGAAGATGGGCACCTCGATCCCAGTGAAGAAGAGCGGCTCTACAACCACTACAGCATCCAGGACCGGGGTGCCTTCGAGGGTCGGCGTGACTACCCGGACCCCAGCGCCGGAATGGAAACAGACGCCGGAATGGAAACAAGCGCCGGAATGGGCACAAGGGCCGGAGTGGACGCCGTCGGCGGCATGGACGTTGACACGACTGGTACGGCACGCGCGGGCGAGGATGCCATGACCCGTTCTGAAGAGCGCCTCAACGTCGGGACTGAAAGGACAGCGGCCGGACGGGCGCGCCTTCGCAAGTACATCACCACCGAAAACGTGACTACGACCGTGCCGGTCGAGCGTGAGGAAGTCCGCAAGGAGAACATCGAAACTGAAGGCACGCGCGATACCCGCCGCTGA
- a CDS encoding TetR/AcrR family transcriptional regulator C-terminal domain-containing protein translates to MSAVRPERLPLSRERVLTCAVELADESGISSLTIRSLAQSMGTKPMSLYYYVANKDEILDGIVDMVFSEVPLPSPSGNWREEMHDRAHAMRAALTRHPWAVGLLESRSAPGPATLRHHEATLATLRAAGFSVQLTAHAYAALDSYIYGFALQEAALPFEGRDTAAEITTPIMERFSTGEYPRMVEIAVEHVLKPGYDFGDEFDFGLNLILDGLDRLMDDAGAAAE, encoded by the coding sequence GTGTCCGCCGTACGCCCTGAGCGCCTTCCCCTTAGCCGCGAAAGGGTCCTCACATGCGCTGTGGAACTCGCGGACGAGTCGGGCATATCGTCGCTGACCATCCGCTCCCTGGCGCAAAGCATGGGCACCAAGCCGATGTCCCTCTACTACTACGTGGCGAACAAGGACGAAATCCTGGACGGCATCGTGGACATGGTTTTCAGTGAAGTTCCGTTGCCCTCGCCTTCCGGTAACTGGCGGGAGGAAATGCACGATCGGGCACACGCGATGCGGGCAGCCCTCACCCGGCATCCATGGGCGGTTGGATTGCTGGAAAGCCGCTCCGCCCCTGGGCCCGCAACGCTCCGACACCATGAGGCGACGCTAGCCACCTTGCGGGCAGCAGGATTTTCGGTCCAACTGACGGCCCACGCATACGCGGCGCTGGACAGTTACATCTACGGTTTCGCCCTACAGGAGGCAGCGTTGCCCTTTGAAGGTAGGGATACCGCAGCCGAAATCACCACCCCCATCATGGAGCGGTTCTCAACCGGGGAGTACCCGCGCATGGTGGAGATCGCCGTCGAGCATGTCCTCAAACCCGGCTACGACTTCGGCGACGAATTCGACTTCGGATTGAACCTGATTCTTGACGGCCTGGACCGGCTGATGGACGATGCCGGCGCAGCAGCCGAATAA
- a CDS encoding NAD(P)-dependent alcohol dehydrogenase has translation MTTGQQAKESSASDVAPTPEVTMRAVVQDAYGSADVLRLARIPKPEIADDEVLVRVHTAGLDRGTWHIMTGKPYALRLAFGFRRPKNPVPGLDLAGIIEAVGPGVTRFAVGDHVFGVGKGSFAEYAVAGEGHLALKPANISFEQAAVVPVSACTALQALRAGGMDVGTPAGQTSKGLKVLITGASGGVGGYAVQLAKAAGAEVTAVCSGGKADHVLSLGADHVIDYIKQDFADGSEHYDVIIDLAGNPNLKRLRRALTHSGTAVLTGGEEGGPLTGGMDRQFRALALSPFISQKLTMIVGTERSEDLEHLAGLLQAGTIVPAIDLSYPLDHVPEAMRYFDAGKTRGKIAITI, from the coding sequence ATGACCACTGGTCAGCAAGCCAAGGAATCGTCTGCGTCCGATGTGGCGCCCACCCCGGAAGTCACCATGCGGGCGGTCGTCCAGGATGCCTACGGCTCCGCCGACGTCCTTCGCTTGGCCCGGATCCCCAAGCCGGAGATAGCGGACGATGAGGTGCTGGTCCGGGTCCACACTGCAGGGCTGGACCGCGGGACCTGGCACATCATGACAGGGAAGCCTTACGCCCTGCGCCTGGCCTTTGGGTTCCGGCGCCCCAAGAATCCCGTGCCCGGGCTCGACCTCGCCGGGATCATTGAAGCCGTGGGGCCTGGCGTAACCCGTTTCGCGGTCGGGGATCACGTTTTCGGTGTGGGGAAGGGCTCCTTCGCTGAGTATGCCGTTGCGGGGGAAGGCCACCTCGCCCTCAAACCGGCAAACATCAGCTTCGAGCAAGCCGCAGTGGTTCCCGTTTCAGCCTGCACCGCGCTTCAGGCTCTACGTGCAGGTGGGATGGATGTCGGGACGCCGGCAGGGCAAACCTCGAAGGGGCTCAAAGTGCTGATCACTGGCGCCTCTGGCGGGGTTGGCGGCTACGCAGTGCAACTTGCCAAAGCCGCAGGAGCTGAAGTTACCGCGGTCTGCAGCGGCGGCAAGGCGGACCACGTGTTGTCCCTCGGCGCCGACCACGTCATCGATTACATCAAACAGGATTTCGCGGACGGCTCTGAGCACTATGACGTCATCATCGATCTCGCCGGAAACCCCAACCTGAAGCGTCTTCGCCGGGCGCTCACCCACAGCGGGACGGCGGTTCTTACTGGAGGTGAAGAAGGTGGGCCGCTAACGGGTGGCATGGACAGGCAGTTCCGCGCACTGGCACTGTCCCCCTTCATCAGCCAAAAGCTGACCATGATCGTTGGTACTGAGCGTTCGGAAGACCTTGAGCACCTCGCCGGTCTCCTCCAAGCCGGAACCATCGTCCCGGCTATCGACCTGAGCTATCCCCTTGACCACGTTCCGGAAGCCATGCGTTACTTCGACGCCGGCAAAACACGCGGGAAGATCGCCATCACCATTTGA
- a CDS encoding GAF domain-containing sensor histidine kinase gives MKGAKGQLAFTDDVSRDLELREYGLDPGEDSTLLPNAAVMSALQNLVRLATELCGAPFGVVNIISAEYQYQIGAWGVEPGMCSREDSMCAKVFLSREITVIPDASLDPRSADNPFVTGELGRVRFYASVPLQTESGFVPGTLCVFSDKPKEIRPEQVGMLEVLAKQVVELLELQHRTIQLDRTYAELRESNAKLAGFAGRVSHDLRIPLTTILGYVELVEDDPDVQTDSAAAKYLSRIGASGRRMLGMLEDVLSYSRVGGGIQPQQVSLKEAAGEVARDLGIEDDILEVQDLNLQADKGQLRTLLQNLLSNAMNYRSPERDLRVRISGVSNYHGATIFVADNGKGIHAEDRAKVLEPLVRLRRQGDGPGSGLGLATCSSIAKAHGGELTLSETAGGGTTVAVSFPA, from the coding sequence ATGAAAGGTGCAAAAGGCCAGCTCGCCTTCACCGACGACGTTAGCCGGGATCTGGAGTTGCGGGAGTACGGACTGGACCCCGGAGAAGATTCCACCCTGCTTCCCAACGCCGCCGTGATGAGTGCCCTCCAGAACCTCGTGCGCCTTGCCACTGAGCTTTGCGGCGCCCCTTTCGGGGTAGTCAACATCATTAGCGCCGAATACCAATACCAAATTGGCGCCTGGGGTGTGGAACCGGGCATGTGCTCTCGCGAAGATTCCATGTGTGCCAAGGTGTTCCTCTCCCGCGAGATCACCGTTATCCCTGACGCTTCGCTGGATCCGCGGTCCGCTGACAACCCGTTCGTGACCGGTGAATTGGGCCGGGTGCGGTTCTACGCTTCGGTTCCGTTGCAAACCGAGTCAGGATTCGTTCCAGGCACCTTGTGCGTCTTTTCTGACAAGCCCAAAGAGATCCGGCCTGAGCAAGTCGGCATGCTGGAAGTCCTGGCCAAGCAAGTGGTGGAGCTGTTGGAGCTGCAGCACCGCACAATCCAACTGGACCGCACGTATGCAGAGTTGAGGGAGAGCAACGCAAAGCTGGCTGGTTTCGCGGGCCGCGTCAGCCACGACCTCCGGATTCCGCTCACCACAATCCTGGGTTACGTGGAGTTGGTGGAGGACGATCCGGACGTCCAAACGGACAGCGCGGCAGCCAAATACCTGAGCCGCATCGGGGCAAGCGGCCGCCGCATGTTGGGGATGCTGGAAGACGTCCTGAGCTACTCAAGGGTGGGCGGTGGCATCCAGCCGCAACAGGTTTCACTTAAAGAGGCAGCGGGCGAGGTGGCCAGGGACCTCGGCATCGAGGACGACATCCTTGAAGTGCAGGACCTGAACCTCCAGGCAGACAAGGGCCAACTGCGCACTCTGCTGCAGAACCTGCTGTCCAACGCCATGAACTACCGCAGCCCCGAAAGGGACCTGCGTGTCCGGATCAGTGGAGTCTCCAATTACCACGGCGCCACCATTTTCGTGGCCGATAACGGTAAGGGCATCCACGCGGAGGATCGGGCCAAAGTCCTGGAACCGTTGGTGCGCCTGCGCCGCCAAGGCGACGGGCCTGGCTCCGGCCTGGGACTGGCCACCTGCAGCAGCATCGCCAAGGCCCATGGCGGTGAACTCACGCTCTCGGAAACTGCCGGCGGCGGAACCACGGTGGCAGTGAGCTTTCCGGCCTGA
- a CDS encoding serine/threonine-protein kinase, whose product MTDSSATAIDGRYLLGPVLGRGAMSTVYRATDLLLGRDVAIKIFLPGSGDDSFRARQETEMRLLAAFDHPGLVAAFDAGVDTRNEEERAYLVMELVEGRDLKAVLSDGPLTHAETTRIGVRLAGALAQVHAQGVIHRDIKPANIVVSEGTDGAESVKLADFGVALVMDDNRLTATGFTVGTAQYLSPEQAQGLHLTPASDIYSLGLVLLECLTGKTEYPGTPVETASARLHRAPEIPEDLPNGLRGLLQAMTDMDPGRRPTAGDVEEVLAGRRRKLPPVATATLPVVPAAPAIPAKPALPSRPPQVVTSSPGPAPSAGGRRASAAGPRAFGKKSKVLAGLVAAALAVPVAVALVFNGVFSSAPSAEPTRQTDPGVSVIESQPSGPATPLETAPAVAPAVEVVDVQDQQPVPAPAVQAIVPAEDGAGTDPQDLADAKSGGKSETKPEKGKGNGRG is encoded by the coding sequence GTGACCGATTCCAGTGCGACTGCTATTGATGGCCGCTATCTGCTGGGACCTGTTTTGGGCCGGGGAGCCATGTCCACGGTGTACCGGGCCACGGATTTGCTCCTTGGCCGGGACGTGGCAATCAAGATCTTCCTTCCTGGCTCCGGCGACGACTCATTCAGGGCCCGCCAGGAAACCGAGATGCGGCTGCTGGCCGCCTTTGACCATCCAGGCTTGGTGGCAGCCTTCGATGCGGGCGTGGATACCCGCAATGAGGAAGAACGCGCCTACCTGGTCATGGAACTCGTAGAGGGTCGTGACCTGAAAGCCGTATTGTCCGATGGGCCTCTGACGCATGCCGAAACAACCCGCATCGGCGTGCGACTGGCTGGCGCCCTTGCCCAGGTGCATGCCCAGGGCGTCATTCACCGCGACATCAAGCCGGCGAATATCGTCGTCTCCGAGGGGACAGATGGAGCCGAATCTGTGAAGCTGGCAGATTTCGGAGTCGCCCTGGTCATGGACGATAACCGCCTCACCGCAACGGGCTTCACCGTCGGCACCGCCCAATACCTCAGCCCGGAGCAGGCACAAGGGTTGCACCTGACGCCTGCCAGCGACATCTACTCTTTGGGCTTGGTCCTCCTGGAGTGCCTCACTGGCAAGACCGAATACCCTGGAACGCCGGTAGAGACGGCCTCGGCACGCCTTCACCGGGCACCTGAGATCCCGGAAGACCTACCCAATGGACTGCGCGGACTCCTTCAGGCAATGACCGACATGGATCCCGGACGACGCCCTACGGCGGGCGACGTTGAAGAAGTCCTGGCCGGCCGACGTCGAAAGCTGCCGCCTGTGGCAACGGCAACCCTGCCGGTAGTTCCAGCGGCGCCTGCCATTCCAGCGAAGCCGGCTTTGCCGTCGCGGCCGCCGCAGGTGGTTACCTCAAGCCCCGGGCCCGCTCCTTCAGCCGGGGGAAGGCGCGCTTCCGCTGCGGGTCCAAGGGCTTTTGGCAAGAAGTCCAAGGTGCTCGCCGGGCTGGTTGCGGCTGCCCTCGCCGTTCCGGTCGCTGTGGCGTTGGTCTTCAATGGCGTCTTTTCATCGGCACCTTCAGCCGAACCGACGCGGCAGACCGATCCCGGTGTCTCCGTCATTGAGTCCCAACCCAGCGGGCCGGCGACTCCCCTGGAAACGGCGCCCGCGGTGGCGCCTGCAGTCGAGGTGGTGGATGTGCAGGATCAGCAGCCCGTTCCGGCGCCCGCCGTTCAAGCGATCGTGCCTGCCGAAGATGGTGCAGGCACCGATCCCCAGGATCTCGCGGACGCCAAGAGCGGCGGAAAGAGCGAGACCAAGCCTGAAAAAGGTAAGGGGAACGGCCGCGGCTAG
- a CDS encoding DUF6458 family protein: MRIGSSIALIAIGAILAFALAPGLIPFVDQVLIGYILMAVGVLGLIISIIMASRTRRTDHIVERRDAPETIIDRRPRPEV, from the coding sequence ATGAGAATAGGTTCTTCCATAGCACTGATCGCCATTGGAGCGATTCTGGCCTTTGCGCTTGCCCCCGGACTCATCCCCTTCGTGGACCAGGTCCTGATCGGCTACATCCTGATGGCTGTAGGCGTATTGGGCCTGATCATTTCCATCATCATGGCAAGCCGCACCCGGCGTACGGACCATATCGTGGAGCGTCGCGATGCTCCCGAAACCATCATCGACAGGCGTCCGCGACCCGAGGTTTAG
- a CDS encoding glycoside hydrolase family 15 protein — protein MARIEDYAIIGDLNTAALVARDGSIDWMCLPRFDSPACFAALLHTPEAGRWLLAPTEAGARNDGNCTRRRYRPDTLILETEWEVDGGAVRVTDFMPVRDDAVDLVRIVEGLSGEVAMRGELILRFDYGRVVPWVRHNKHGISAVAGPDSAYLTTPAPLKGVDRRTISEFTVRAGERIPFVLRWAPSHEPEPRRIDAAKAFHATESFWREWIDQSEMEGKYKEPVERSLITLKALTYAPTGGIVAAATTSLPEQLGGSRNWDYRYCWLRDATLTLQSLLAAGYTEEAAAWREWLLRAVAGDPSELQIVYGLDGARRLPEAEIPWLSGYENSQPVRTGNAAAPQLQLDVWGEVLDGLSLTRAASPPGTVDTSWDIQVALMEYLEGAWDQPDNGLWEMRGPRRHFTHSKVMAWVAADRMVKAVKTSGLPGPGDRWAALRTQIHSEVMTKGFDEGLNSFVQSYGSKELDASLLLIPRLGFLGHRHPRVAGTVKAIQEGLTEDGLVLRYRTESGHDGLPGDEGVFLACSFWLVDVLLGLGHAGQATALFERLLTLRNDVGLLSEEWDPRTERQLGNTPQAFSHFPLIHCALQLHHGEAHGSDTPLRRPKHPEQGTDQLPQQAISESGPGTDHPAPKKRPETSR, from the coding sequence ATGGCCAGAATTGAGGACTATGCGATCATCGGGGACTTGAATACAGCCGCCCTGGTGGCACGCGACGGATCCATCGACTGGATGTGCCTGCCCCGCTTCGACTCCCCCGCCTGCTTCGCCGCCTTGCTGCATACCCCTGAAGCTGGCCGATGGCTCCTCGCGCCCACAGAGGCAGGGGCGCGGAACGACGGAAACTGTACGCGGCGGCGCTACCGTCCGGACACCCTGATCCTGGAAACGGAATGGGAAGTGGACGGCGGTGCGGTCCGTGTCACCGACTTCATGCCCGTCCGCGATGACGCTGTAGACCTCGTGCGGATCGTGGAAGGCCTGTCTGGCGAGGTAGCCATGCGTGGGGAGCTTATCCTCCGTTTCGACTACGGTCGCGTGGTGCCGTGGGTGCGCCACAACAAGCACGGAATCAGCGCCGTGGCGGGGCCCGATTCCGCCTACCTCACGACGCCCGCTCCACTCAAAGGCGTGGACAGGCGCACGATCAGTGAGTTCACAGTCCGCGCCGGGGAACGTATCCCCTTCGTGCTTCGCTGGGCACCAAGCCATGAACCGGAGCCCCGGCGAATCGATGCAGCCAAAGCATTTCACGCTACAGAATCCTTCTGGCGCGAGTGGATTGACCAAAGCGAGATGGAGGGCAAGTACAAGGAACCGGTGGAGCGATCCCTCATCACCCTCAAAGCCCTGACGTATGCCCCAACGGGAGGCATCGTTGCGGCTGCTACAACGTCCCTTCCCGAGCAACTGGGCGGTTCCCGCAATTGGGACTACCGCTACTGCTGGCTGCGCGATGCAACACTGACCCTGCAGTCTTTGCTTGCCGCCGGATATACGGAAGAAGCAGCAGCCTGGCGGGAATGGCTGCTCCGCGCTGTCGCGGGTGATCCGTCAGAGCTGCAGATCGTCTACGGCCTGGACGGCGCCCGCAGACTGCCGGAGGCTGAGATCCCGTGGCTTTCGGGCTACGAAAATTCCCAGCCAGTCCGAACCGGGAACGCCGCGGCCCCCCAGCTGCAATTGGACGTTTGGGGCGAGGTCTTGGATGGGCTCTCGCTGACCAGGGCAGCTTCCCCGCCGGGCACCGTGGACACGTCGTGGGACATTCAAGTGGCGTTGATGGAGTACCTGGAAGGGGCTTGGGACCAACCGGACAACGGGCTGTGGGAGATGCGCGGCCCCCGCAGGCATTTCACCCATTCCAAAGTCATGGCATGGGTAGCTGCTGATCGCATGGTCAAGGCCGTAAAAACCTCAGGATTACCCGGCCCCGGAGACCGTTGGGCGGCGCTGCGCACTCAGATCCATTCAGAGGTAATGACGAAAGGATTCGATGAAGGGCTCAACAGCTTTGTGCAGTCCTACGGAAGCAAGGAACTGGACGCCAGCCTGCTCTTGATCCCCCGCCTTGGCTTCCTGGGGCACCGCCACCCCCGCGTTGCGGGAACGGTGAAAGCCATTCAGGAAGGCCTCACCGAAGATGGACTGGTGCTGCGCTACCGAACCGAGTCCGGCCACGACGGCCTTCCCGGCGACGAGGGAGTGTTCCTTGCATGCTCGTTCTGGCTGGTGGATGTGCTACTGGGCCTTGGCCATGCCGGCCAGGCAACCGCATTGTTCGAGAGGCTGTTGACGCTCCGAAACGATGTTGGGCTGCTGAGCGAGGAATGGGATCCCAGAACCGAGCGGCAACTCGGAAACACGCCACAAGCGTTCAGCCACTTTCCACTGATCCACTGCGCCCTGCAACTCCATCACGGCGAAGCCCACGGCAGTGACACGCCGCTGCGTAGGCCGAAACACCCGGAGCAAGGTACCGACCAGCTCCCGCAACAGGCCATCTCCGAAAGCGGCCCGGGCACCGACCATCCGGCACCAAAAAAGCGCCCCGAAACCAGCCGCTGA
- a CDS encoding SDR family oxidoreductase, which produces MAEEKPVLVVGATGYLGSQVVDALLKRGKSVRALVRAKSDAGKLEAKGVEVVRGDMLDVASLIHAMTGAAGVISTAAGYTRNDKNANAIDTFGQSNLAVAAKQTGVPRFVLISILTCDLTPQVPHFWHKKQAEDTFEQLGVPFVALRPGAFFDQTAGMGGDPLAKGRVMWIGSKDTPLTFVLTSDLAGYLADAVDAEITDGERIDIGWTRPVSMSEAVDLLSRHGGPDGKDIKIMAVPTPVLKGLGKVTERFVPLISDMASMSAWFETGRYVANTSRQAEVFGPPPTPEDAVARFAAGFGH; this is translated from the coding sequence ATGGCTGAAGAAAAGCCTGTCCTCGTGGTCGGTGCCACCGGCTACCTTGGCAGTCAGGTAGTTGATGCACTTCTCAAGCGCGGCAAAAGCGTCAGGGCGCTGGTCCGGGCAAAATCCGACGCCGGCAAGCTCGAAGCCAAAGGTGTCGAGGTAGTCCGTGGCGACATGCTTGACGTGGCGTCGTTGATCCATGCAATGACCGGGGCGGCCGGAGTTATTTCCACTGCTGCCGGGTATACGCGGAACGACAAGAACGCAAATGCGATCGACACCTTTGGCCAGAGCAACCTGGCGGTGGCGGCCAAACAAACAGGTGTCCCGAGGTTTGTCCTCATCAGCATCCTCACCTGTGATCTGACACCCCAGGTGCCGCACTTTTGGCACAAGAAACAAGCCGAGGATACGTTCGAACAGCTGGGCGTGCCGTTCGTTGCGCTTCGTCCGGGTGCGTTCTTTGACCAGACCGCCGGGATGGGCGGCGACCCTCTGGCGAAAGGCCGCGTCATGTGGATCGGTTCCAAGGACACCCCGCTGACCTTCGTCCTCACCAGCGACCTCGCGGGATACCTTGCCGATGCCGTGGATGCGGAGATAACCGATGGCGAACGCATCGACATCGGCTGGACCCGGCCCGTCAGCATGTCCGAGGCGGTGGATCTCCTGTCCAGGCACGGCGGGCCCGACGGCAAGGACATCAAAATCATGGCCGTCCCAACGCCTGTGCTCAAGGGCCTGGGCAAAGTCACTGAACGCTTTGTTCCGCTGATAAGCGACATGGCCAGCATGTCCGCCTGGTTCGAGACGGGCCGATATGTGGCCAACACGAGCCGGCAAGCCGAAGTTTTTGGTCCGCCGCCCACTCCGGAGGACGCCGTCGCCCGGTTTGCTGCAGGTTTTGGGCACTGA
- a CDS encoding glyoxalase, which translates to MAAIESVIIEVAPTTQQVEAFYADVFSMGGRVQVRPSEAPTTGFRGFTMSLVLSQPASVNSLMDNARDAGAMVIKPAAKSLWGYGGVLQAPDGTIWTVASSSKKDSGPANMNIDAMVLQLGVADVAASKQFYLERGLTLAKSFGNRYVEFDTGTIKLTLNKRSALAKTAGVSLDGTGSHRLLISGDAGTFTDPDGFTWESPLD; encoded by the coding sequence ATGGCAGCCATCGAATCTGTAATTATCGAGGTCGCTCCCACCACGCAGCAGGTGGAGGCCTTCTACGCTGACGTTTTCAGCATGGGCGGCAGGGTTCAGGTGCGTCCATCCGAGGCGCCGACCACGGGCTTTCGTGGATTTACGATGTCGCTTGTGCTCTCCCAGCCAGCCAGCGTAAACAGCCTTATGGACAACGCCCGCGACGCCGGCGCGATGGTCATCAAGCCGGCCGCCAAATCGCTGTGGGGGTACGGCGGAGTCCTCCAGGCTCCGGACGGCACCATCTGGACAGTCGCCTCCTCGTCCAAGAAGGACAGCGGTCCGGCCAATATGAACATTGATGCGATGGTGCTCCAACTCGGAGTCGCGGATGTGGCTGCCAGCAAGCAGTTCTATCTCGAGCGGGGCCTCACCTTGGCCAAGAGTTTCGGAAACCGGTACGTCGAGTTTGATACCGGCACCATCAAGCTGACGCTCAATAAACGCAGCGCGCTTGCTAAGACCGCCGGGGTATCACTTGACGGCACCGGGTCACATCGCCTCCTCATCAGCGGCGATGCAGGCACCTTCACCGACCCGGACGGCTTCACCTGGGAATCACCGCTGGACTGA
- a CDS encoding histidine phosphatase family protein: MEGMTLTTFALLRHGQTDWNAERRLQGATDIPLNDVGREQAREAVATLSNYQWDAIVSSPLSRAAETADLIAEGLGLTVARRVPELIERSFGPAEGLQAGPELEALRIPGGFRGGESDDDAASRGIDALEQLAQEFSGQRVLVVTHGTLIRLTLSRAIGRALDSVHNAVLNLAHHHASDGWKLEYFNGELLTADVDS, encoded by the coding sequence ATGGAAGGCATGACCCTTACTACCTTCGCCCTCCTCCGCCATGGCCAGACCGACTGGAACGCGGAGCGCCGGTTGCAGGGGGCCACCGACATTCCACTGAACGACGTCGGCCGCGAACAGGCGCGTGAAGCCGTTGCCACTTTGTCCAATTACCAGTGGGACGCGATCGTTTCCTCGCCCTTGAGCCGTGCCGCAGAAACCGCTGATCTGATCGCCGAGGGCCTGGGCCTTACTGTCGCCCGGCGGGTTCCGGAGCTTATTGAGCGAAGCTTCGGACCGGCCGAAGGTCTCCAGGCTGGCCCGGAACTCGAAGCACTCCGCATCCCTGGCGGTTTCCGAGGCGGCGAGAGCGATGACGATGCAGCCAGCCGTGGCATTGACGCCCTGGAACAGCTGGCACAGGAATTTTCAGGACAGCGCGTCCTGGTGGTAACCCACGGCACCCTGATCCGGCTGACGCTTAGCCGGGCGATTGGACGCGCGCTTGATAGCGTCCACAATGCCGTGCTGAACCTCGCCCATCACCATGCCTCGGATGGCTGGAAGCTGGAGTACTTCAACGGCGAGCTGCTGACGGCTGACGTGGACAGCTGA
- a CDS encoding MFS transporter — protein MTTDTLRAPTARRLPLVTYVLAAGVFLMGTTEFVVAGILPEIAQDLGITVGNAALMITVFAVGMIVGTPTMSILTLRMPRRVTLSLALVVFAVGHVIVALTTDFALILGARFLTALATGAFWAVAAVVGAKTAGAASASRALGVVLGGGMLANVIGVPLGAFAGQSIGWRGPFWILSALALMAALVVYRLVGVEPSAGPIPSVRAEIASMRDARVWLVLLGCAIVCGSSLAAYSFISPLLTQNTGMGAAAIPLVLVGYGVGAFIGSNLGGHFGAHRPFTALFVSAAMTFLVLGALCLLSRNAVLTVILIFLLGLFGMATNPILIGKAVGYAHHAPTLASALSTSSFNLGTAVGSWIAGFAVESALGATGPVLVGTCIAALYFLPLTILWRKERSPQPSEAALSGSA, from the coding sequence ATGACCACTGATACTTTGCGGGCACCAACAGCCCGTCGCCTGCCGCTTGTTACCTATGTGCTCGCCGCGGGCGTGTTCCTTATGGGCACCACAGAATTCGTGGTGGCCGGGATCCTCCCGGAGATCGCCCAGGACCTGGGTATCACGGTAGGAAATGCCGCGTTGATGATTACCGTCTTCGCGGTCGGCATGATCGTTGGAACGCCCACGATGTCGATTCTCACCCTCAGGATGCCGCGACGCGTCACCCTCAGCCTCGCGTTGGTGGTTTTCGCCGTTGGCCACGTCATCGTCGCCCTCACCACCGACTTCGCGCTGATACTCGGAGCCCGGTTCCTGACCGCTCTGGCTACTGGAGCCTTCTGGGCCGTCGCCGCCGTCGTGGGGGCGAAGACGGCCGGCGCCGCTTCAGCCTCCCGTGCTTTAGGCGTGGTTTTGGGCGGCGGCATGCTGGCCAACGTGATCGGTGTTCCGTTGGGGGCGTTTGCCGGCCAGTCGATCGGTTGGCGAGGCCCGTTCTGGATCCTCAGTGCCCTGGCACTCATGGCGGCGTTGGTCGTTTACCGTTTGGTCGGCGTCGAACCTTCCGCTGGCCCCATCCCCTCAGTTCGGGCCGAGATCGCCAGCATGCGTGACGCCCGGGTGTGGCTTGTTCTTTTGGGTTGCGCAATCGTGTGTGGATCATCCCTGGCGGCCTACAGCTTCATCTCACCGCTCCTCACACAGAACACAGGGATGGGGGCAGCGGCAATTCCGCTGGTGTTGGTGGGCTATGGCGTTGGAGCGTTCATCGGTTCCAACCTCGGTGGCCATTTTGGCGCACACCGCCCCTTCACGGCACTGTTCGTCTCGGCAGCAATGACGTTCCTGGTGCTCGGGGCTCTCTGCCTGCTCTCACGCAACGCCGTGCTGACCGTGATCCTCATCTTCTTGCTGGGCCTGTTCGGCATGGCAACCAACCCCATCCTCATAGGCAAAGCAGTCGGTTATGCCCACCATGCACCCACGCTCGCCTCGGCCCTCAGCACGTCTTCGTTCAACCTCGGCACAGCAGTAGGTTCGTGGATCGCAGGCTTCGCAGTCGAGTCCGCGCTCGGCGCAACTGGCCCAGTGCTGGTGGGTACCTGCATAGCGGCACTGTATTTTCTCCCACTCACCATCTTGTGGCGGAAAGAACGGTCACCTCAGCCGTCCGAGGCAGCCCTCTCAGGCTCAGCCTGA